Proteins co-encoded in one Ralstonia sp. RRA genomic window:
- a CDS encoding helix-turn-helix transcriptional regulator translates to MPQRLLPTDIEGRTPPSPAHPVRLYTRQMDANTRFPRHTHPWAQVAYSHNSVLRVQAGDTAWVVPPSRAIWIPPGIEHEVWVVEAAFLRTLYADPSLATGTLAQCRVMEVSPLLRELIAAMDVHHPLPPAREQALGALILDEVRHSAPLPLDLPMPTDKRLRALCERVMADPGTPLTFDALARDVGASERTLARRFREELGVSFSQWRQQAVLASAIPMMSKGVPLARVAQALGYNSQSAFSAMFRRAFGQSPSAFLHRPGSEGDA, encoded by the coding sequence ATGCCGCAGCGCCTCCTGCCCACCGATATCGAAGGCCGTACCCCGCCCTCGCCGGCGCATCCGGTGCGCCTGTACACGCGGCAGATGGACGCCAACACGCGCTTCCCGCGCCACACCCATCCGTGGGCACAGGTGGCGTACAGCCACAACAGCGTGCTGCGCGTGCAGGCCGGCGACACGGCCTGGGTGGTGCCGCCCTCGCGCGCCATCTGGATTCCGCCCGGCATCGAGCATGAGGTATGGGTGGTCGAGGCGGCGTTCCTGCGCACCCTGTATGCCGACCCGTCCCTGGCGACGGGCACGCTGGCGCAATGCCGCGTGATGGAGGTGTCGCCGTTGCTGCGCGAGCTGATCGCGGCGATGGACGTGCACCACCCGCTGCCGCCCGCGCGCGAGCAGGCGCTGGGCGCCCTCATCCTCGATGAAGTCCGCCACAGTGCCCCGCTGCCGCTGGATTTGCCCATGCCCACCGACAAGCGCCTGCGCGCGCTGTGTGAGCGTGTGATGGCCGACCCCGGCACGCCGCTGACCTTCGATGCCCTGGCCCGCGACGTGGGCGCCAGCGAGCGCACGCTGGCGCGGCGCTTTCGTGAGGAACTGGGTGTGAGCTTTTCGCAGTGGCGCCAGCAGGCGGTGCTCGCCAGCGCCATCCCGATGATGTCGAAGGGGGTGCCGCTCGCACGTGTGGCGCAGGCGCTGGGCTACAACAGCCAGAGTGCGTTCTCGGCGATGTTCCGTCGGGCGTTTGGGCAGAGCCCCAGCGCGTTCCTGCACCGGCCCGGCTCTGAGGGCGACGCCTAG
- a CDS encoding ATP-binding protein, producing MLKSLLKLYAMVVLAAALALIGVNKSFVWLFHDTLTHGERELRKGYAFTLQDYLDRAGPAGRDAALARLNEHAWERFDFVDPDTVPELSAQQRRDLAEHKLILMTNGRDYYLPLRDGTVLHAYAADMEYLGIQLIAYSLIAIAALLPLLAWVWLHWRDLRALEEAARGFGAGKLSTRAHLHKRSNVFGLARQFNDMAERIQGSIQHQREMMNGISHELKTPIARLEFGIALLQSPVPEAQRTLRLDALRRDVRELDELVSELLALSRLEQGATHLVLMRVAVGEWLDSVVASVANDVADRQLTLAVHMEAAPAHHVCDPRLVARALLNLIRNAARYARNTITVRLEAGHAGALRLTVEDDGPGIPAPDRARVFEPFLRLDASRDRHTGGFGLGLAIVRRIALVHGGEIRLDAAEGGGARFAMLLPAMSEPPI from the coding sequence GTGCTCAAGTCCCTACTGAAGCTCTACGCCATGGTGGTGCTGGCGGCCGCACTGGCGCTGATTGGCGTCAACAAGTCGTTCGTCTGGCTGTTTCACGACACCCTCACGCACGGTGAGCGCGAATTGCGCAAGGGCTACGCCTTTACGCTGCAGGACTACCTGGACCGTGCCGGCCCGGCAGGCCGCGACGCCGCGCTCGCGCGGCTGAACGAGCACGCGTGGGAGCGATTCGATTTTGTCGATCCGGACACCGTGCCGGAGTTGTCTGCCCAGCAGCGGCGCGATCTTGCCGAGCACAAGCTGATCCTGATGACCAACGGCCGCGACTACTACCTGCCATTGCGCGACGGCACGGTGCTGCACGCCTACGCTGCGGACATGGAGTATCTCGGTATTCAGCTGATCGCCTATTCGCTCATTGCCATTGCCGCGTTGTTGCCGCTGCTGGCCTGGGTCTGGCTGCACTGGCGCGATCTGCGTGCGCTGGAAGAGGCGGCGCGCGGTTTTGGCGCAGGCAAGCTGTCGACGCGTGCACATCTGCACAAGCGCTCCAACGTGTTCGGCCTGGCGCGCCAGTTCAACGACATGGCCGAGCGGATCCAGGGCTCGATCCAGCACCAGCGCGAGATGATGAACGGCATCTCGCATGAGCTGAAGACGCCGATTGCGCGGCTGGAATTCGGCATCGCGCTGTTGCAGTCCCCCGTGCCAGAGGCGCAGCGGACCCTGCGCCTGGACGCCCTGCGCCGTGACGTGCGCGAGCTGGACGAGCTGGTGAGCGAACTGCTGGCCCTGAGCCGTCTGGAGCAGGGCGCCACGCACCTCGTGCTGATGCGCGTGGCGGTGGGCGAGTGGCTCGACAGCGTGGTCGCCAGCGTCGCCAACGACGTGGCCGACCGCCAGCTCACGCTGGCCGTACATATGGAGGCGGCTCCCGCGCACCACGTGTGCGATCCGCGCCTGGTGGCGCGCGCACTGCTCAACCTGATCCGCAACGCCGCGCGCTATGCGCGCAACACCATCACCGTTCGGCTGGAGGCCGGCCACGCCGGTGCGCTGCGCCTGACCGTGGAAGACGACGGCCCGGGCATCCCGGCGCCGGACCGTGCGCGCGTGTTCGAACCGTTCCTGCGCCTGGATGCCAGCCGCGATCGCCATACCGGCGGCTTCGGCCTGGGCCTGGCGATCGTCCGCCGCATTGCGCTGGTGCACGGCGGTGAGATCCGCCTTGATGCTGCTGAGGGCGGCGGCGCGCGCTTTGCGATGCTGCTGCCGGCGATGAGCGAGCCGCCGATCTAG
- a CDS encoding response regulator, with protein MTDKPLKTKVLLIEDDDRLAQLISEYLGNYEFAVEVVRRGDIAVAAVREHEPALVILDLMLPHLDGMEVCRRIRGFSRVPVLILTARVDTYDQVAGLEIGADDYVLKPIEPRLLVARARALLRRALPTMSNSEPAAPHDDTLVFGELAISPPNRTVTWRGQPVDLKTAEFNLLLILARAAGTVLSRDDILKQLRGIEFDGLDRTVDSGISRLRRRFGDASPEPHKIKTIWGRGYLFSPSAWED; from the coding sequence ATGACCGACAAACCGCTCAAGACCAAGGTGCTGCTGATTGAAGACGACGACCGTCTCGCGCAGCTCATCAGCGAATACCTGGGCAATTACGAATTTGCGGTGGAGGTGGTGCGCCGGGGCGACATCGCCGTGGCGGCTGTGCGTGAACATGAGCCGGCGCTGGTGATTCTTGACCTGATGCTGCCGCACCTGGACGGTATGGAAGTGTGCCGGCGCATTCGCGGGTTCTCACGCGTGCCGGTGTTGATCCTGACGGCGCGCGTGGATACCTACGACCAGGTGGCGGGTCTGGAGATCGGCGCGGACGACTACGTGCTCAAGCCCATCGAGCCGCGCCTGCTGGTGGCACGGGCCCGTGCGCTGCTGCGCCGCGCCTTGCCGACCATGTCGAATTCGGAACCGGCCGCGCCCCACGACGACACGCTCGTCTTTGGTGAGCTCGCCATCTCGCCGCCCAATCGCACCGTCACCTGGCGCGGCCAGCCGGTCGACCTGAAGACGGCCGAGTTCAACCTGCTGCTGATCCTGGCGCGCGCCGCGGGCACCGTGCTCAGCCGCGACGACATCCTCAAGCAACTGCGCGGTATCGAGTTCGACGGGCTGGACCGCACTGTGGATTCGGGCATCTCGCGCCTGCGCCGCCGCTTTGGCGATGCCTCGCCCGAGCCGCACAAGATCAAGACGATCTGGGGGCGCGGCTATCTGTTCAGCCCCTCGGCCTGGGAGGATTGA
- a CDS encoding MipA/OmpV family protein, translated as MLNRLPPRLSPRFSVPYLAVLSGIWLAPSAVYADDASYSLSLNAGVAPRYQGGKQYTVTAGPGFRADFGNGWFIDPTQGGAGYAIRFLNGMFASAALSYDPGRSDTNRFGRPGSDHLKGMGTVKGSLLGVFTVGGKIIGETSATASLEVPLTNRERGWSGHIDMATPLASWGTNKISVSPSLHFGSRKYMQTYFGVTPQQSINSGFAQYDAGSGLQAASVTVAWTHAFSRHWAMQTAVGTTRLLGNAAKSPIVQNKQSYFGGTGVVYTF; from the coding sequence GTGCTCAATCGTCTCCCCCCGCGTCTCTCCCCGCGCTTCTCCGTTCCCTATCTGGCCGTGCTCTCCGGCATCTGGCTGGCGCCGTCGGCCGTGTATGCCGACGATGCGTCGTATTCGCTGTCGCTCAACGCGGGCGTGGCACCGCGCTATCAGGGCGGCAAGCAGTACACCGTGACGGCCGGCCCGGGCTTCCGGGCGGATTTCGGCAACGGCTGGTTCATCGACCCGACCCAGGGCGGTGCGGGCTATGCCATCCGCTTCCTGAACGGCATGTTCGCTTCAGCCGCGCTGTCGTATGACCCGGGCCGCTCCGATACCAACCGCTTCGGCCGCCCCGGCTCGGACCACCTGAAGGGCATGGGCACGGTGAAGGGCTCGCTGCTGGGCGTGTTCACGGTGGGCGGCAAGATCATCGGCGAGACCTCGGCCACCGCCTCGCTGGAAGTGCCGCTCACCAACCGCGAGCGCGGCTGGTCCGGGCACATCGACATGGCAACGCCGCTGGCGAGCTGGGGCACCAACAAGATCAGCGTGAGCCCGAGCCTGCATTTCGGCTCGCGCAAGTACATGCAGACGTACTTCGGGGTGACGCCGCAGCAATCGATCAACAGCGGCTTTGCGCAGTACGACGCGGGCAGCGGTCTGCAGGCCGCATCGGTAACGGTGGCCTGGACGCACGCCTTCTCGCGCCACTGGGCCATGCAGACGGCGGTCGGCACCACGCGCCTGCTGGGCAACGCCGCCAAGAGCCCGATCGTGCAGAACAAGCAGAGCTACTTTGGCGGCACGGGCGTCGTCTACACGTTCTAA
- a CDS encoding alpha/beta fold hydrolase, translated as MQREPIDYPADALPTREDHVRTADGWTLPVTVTSPGLGAHGTVVICSALGVPRQFYGAFARGLCLAGWRVVTFDYRGIGDALATGPGIPRFADWGRRDIDAVLKWVHDTLVPEGCGGRRLVVLGHSAGGQLAGLAPHIVHADALVHVAVSLANARLWPWRGLLSRPQLAWLLNVRIPLAVARVQGGRGGMLPLSDVGMGPMAIPATILGDWARFARQRGYLFAPGTGLDTSRYPRLAVPLLAWGFDDDPMAPARAINALVAQFPAASVTRRQVGGAALPAKGVGHMGFFRASSGAPWWRETVAWLDALRTRA; from the coding sequence ATGCAGCGCGAACCGATCGACTACCCCGCCGATGCGCTTCCCACCCGCGAAGACCACGTGCGCACCGCCGACGGCTGGACGCTGCCCGTGACCGTCACGAGCCCGGGCCTGGGCGCACACGGCACGGTGGTGATCTGCTCAGCGCTGGGCGTGCCGCGCCAGTTCTACGGCGCGTTTGCCCGCGGGCTCTGCCTGGCCGGCTGGCGTGTGGTGACGTTCGACTATCGTGGCATTGGGGACGCATTGGCCACCGGCCCGGGCATCCCGCGCTTTGCAGACTGGGGCCGGCGCGACATCGACGCCGTGCTCAAGTGGGTACATGACACGCTCGTCCCCGAGGGCTGCGGGGGGCGCAGGCTGGTGGTGCTCGGCCATAGCGCGGGCGGACAACTGGCTGGGCTGGCGCCGCACATCGTGCATGCCGATGCGCTGGTGCACGTGGCGGTGTCGCTGGCAAACGCACGGCTGTGGCCCTGGCGCGGGCTGCTCAGCCGGCCGCAGCTGGCGTGGTTGCTGAACGTGCGGATTCCGCTGGCGGTGGCGCGTGTACAAGGTGGTCGGGGTGGCATGTTGCCGCTGTCTGACGTCGGGATGGGGCCGATGGCGATTCCGGCCACCATCCTGGGCGATTGGGCGCGCTTTGCCCGGCAGCGCGGTTACCTGTTCGCGCCGGGCACGGGCCTGGATACCTCTCGCTACCCGAGGCTCGCGGTGCCGCTGCTCGCCTGGGGGTTTGATGACGACCCGATGGCGCCTGCCCGCGCCATCAATGCGCTGGTTGCGCAGTTTCCCGCCGCCAGCGTGACGCGCCGGCAGGTGGGCGGCGCCGCGCTGCCAGCCAAGGGTGTCGGCCACATGGGCTTTTTTCGCGCATCGTCCGGTGCGCCATGGTGGCGTGAAACCGTGGCGTGGCTGGACGCGTTGCGCACCCGCGCCTGA
- a CDS encoding helix-turn-helix transcriptional regulator, whose amino-acid sequence MGAMKPAQTSSADSTAVLDDADAAQAGAEPPEVALTRFPQLLRFWRTRRGYSQLALALAAGVSQRHVSFLESARAAPSRNMILQLAEELNVPLRHRNQMLLAAGFAPAYPEQGLTTPPDETSPMMQAVRHAVKLILDKQAPYPAIVLDRFWHLLDANAAHRRLMRWAIGDDRSEGTPGAVNLMKLVFDPTGLWPAIVNREEVGRYLARRVRQELALHAIDPATQRLLNDIRALQPALFDAAETPPSPAAASAGDPLPFLPVALQRDGVTLSLFTTLTTLGTPRDAGLQEMRIECFYPADEASRRALERITL is encoded by the coding sequence ATAGGTGCCATGAAACCCGCCCAGACCTCTTCCGCCGACAGCACCGCCGTGCTGGATGACGCCGACGCCGCCCAAGCCGGCGCCGAGCCGCCCGAAGTCGCGCTGACCCGCTTCCCGCAACTGCTGCGCTTCTGGCGCACCCGACGCGGCTACAGCCAGCTGGCCCTGGCGCTGGCAGCCGGGGTGTCGCAGCGGCATGTGAGTTTTCTGGAATCGGCGCGCGCTGCACCGAGCCGCAACATGATCCTGCAACTGGCCGAAGAGCTGAACGTGCCGCTGCGCCATCGCAACCAGATGCTGTTGGCCGCCGGCTTTGCGCCCGCGTATCCGGAGCAAGGGCTGACGACGCCGCCAGACGAGACCTCGCCGATGATGCAGGCGGTGCGCCACGCGGTGAAGCTGATCCTCGACAAGCAGGCGCCCTACCCGGCCATCGTGCTCGACCGCTTCTGGCATCTGCTCGACGCCAACGCCGCGCACCGGCGCCTGATGCGCTGGGCCATCGGCGACGACCGCTCCGAGGGGACACCTGGCGCCGTCAACCTGATGAAGCTGGTGTTCGACCCGACCGGGCTGTGGCCGGCGATCGTGAACCGCGAAGAAGTGGGCCGTTACCTCGCCCGGCGTGTGCGGCAGGAACTGGCCCTGCACGCCATCGACCCCGCCACGCAGCGCCTGCTGAATGACATTCGCGCGCTGCAGCCCGCGCTGTTCGATGCGGCGGAAACGCCGCCATCGCCCGCCGCCGCCAGCGCCGGCGATCCGCTGCCCTTCCTGCCCGTGGCCCTGCAGCGCGACGGTGTGACGCTCTCTTTGTTCACCACGCTCACCACGCTGGGCACACCGCGCGATGCGGGGCTGCAGGAAATGCGCATCGAGTGTTTCTATCCGGCGGATGAGGCATCACGCCGGGCGCTGGAGCGAATTACGTTGTAA
- a CDS encoding PepSY-associated TM helix domain-containing protein: MTDLSHPPLSAEPGVKPAANARPAKAKAEHPANRRATLVRWLRKTHGWFGLWGAVMGLIFGISGIWLNHRAVLKLPVAQQRTNTQIALPDPVPATPEAMGAWLQQALNTPEPANRVRVEKAKPVAWAERPAKGEGRREDKEGSGDSTAKTEGDAPRDTAKPLMQPEQWTFSFGNATTQVQAEYWAGNRSVSIRQTDNGVLATLNNLHKGIGMTVPWILLVDTLAGCLIFLSISGLWLWVLTTKRRTVGWTIFGLGSLLTLGLVIARL, encoded by the coding sequence ATGACCGACCTGTCGCATCCCCCTCTTTCGGCCGAACCCGGCGTCAAGCCGGCGGCAAACGCCCGGCCGGCCAAGGCCAAGGCCGAACACCCCGCCAACCGCCGCGCCACCCTGGTGCGTTGGCTGCGCAAGACGCACGGCTGGTTCGGGCTGTGGGGTGCGGTGATGGGGCTGATCTTCGGCATCTCCGGCATCTGGTTGAACCACCGTGCCGTGCTGAAGCTGCCCGTGGCGCAACAGCGCACCAACACGCAGATCGCCCTGCCCGACCCGGTGCCCGCCACACCTGAAGCCATGGGGGCGTGGCTGCAGCAGGCGCTGAACACGCCGGAACCTGCCAATCGCGTCCGCGTGGAGAAGGCCAAGCCCGTGGCCTGGGCTGAGCGTCCGGCCAAGGGGGAAGGCCGCAGGGAAGATAAGGAAGGTTCGGGGGACAGCACCGCCAAGACCGAAGGCGACGCCCCACGCGACACCGCCAAGCCGCTGATGCAGCCCGAGCAGTGGACCTTCAGCTTCGGCAATGCCACCACGCAGGTTCAGGCCGAGTACTGGGCCGGCAACCGCTCGGTATCGATCCGCCAGACCGACAACGGCGTCCTCGCCACGCTCAACAATCTGCACAAGGGCATCGGCATGACGGTGCCGTGGATTCTGCTGGTGGATACGCTGGCCGGCTGCCTGATCTTTCTGTCGATCTCGGGCCTGTGGCTGTGGGTGCTGACCACCAAGCGGCGCACGGTCGGCTGGACGATCTTTGGGCTGGGGAGCCTGCTGACGCTTGGGCTGGTGATCGCCCGGCTGTAA
- a CDS encoding MurR/RpiR family transcriptional regulator, with product MPSLSVPVLNALRDQLPALSPAQQGVARLILEAPELSLEQSVETLAVRAGVSMPTIVRMCQALGFEGLREFKATLAAELAHAQPTLPGHVGRADPPALVASKVIDGATRALARLRDTLSATHVDAAAERIARARRVDCYAAGAASSFMANDMQSRLMRLGLASNAYFDAHLQLVSAATLGASDVVVAFSHVGRMPYLLESIAYAAEQGACVIAITQAGTPLAERAQIALTVDVPEDAVMRVGTEAYLVHLTVIEILMTCVAQRRDEMVRARMRAIQRLLTERSVDRP from the coding sequence ATGCCTTCGCTCTCCGTGCCCGTACTCAATGCCTTGCGTGACCAGTTGCCCGCGCTCTCGCCGGCGCAGCAGGGGGTGGCGCGGCTGATCCTGGAGGCGCCGGAGCTGTCGCTCGAACAATCGGTGGAGACGCTGGCCGTGCGCGCCGGTGTGTCGATGCCGACCATCGTGCGGATGTGCCAGGCGCTCGGCTTCGAGGGCCTGCGCGAGTTCAAGGCCACGCTGGCTGCCGAGCTGGCGCACGCGCAACCGACGCTGCCGGGCCACGTTGGCCGGGCCGATCCGCCGGCGCTGGTGGCAAGCAAGGTCATCGACGGGGCCACGCGCGCGCTGGCACGGCTGCGCGACACGCTCTCCGCCACCCACGTCGACGCCGCTGCAGAGCGCATCGCCCGTGCGCGCCGCGTGGATTGCTATGCCGCCGGTGCAGCCTCGTCGTTCATGGCCAACGACATGCAGTCAAGGTTGATGCGGCTGGGGCTGGCGTCCAACGCCTACTTTGATGCGCACCTGCAGTTGGTGTCGGCCGCCACGCTGGGGGCATCGGACGTGGTGGTGGCGTTCTCGCACGTGGGGCGCATGCCGTATCTGCTGGAGTCGATTGCCTATGCGGCGGAGCAGGGCGCCTGCGTGATCGCCATCACCCAAGCGGGCACGCCGCTGGCCGAGCGCGCACAGATCGCGCTGACGGTGGATGTGCCGGAAGATGCGGTGATGCGGGTGGGCACCGAGGCGTACCTGGTGCATCTGACGGTCATCGAGATCCTGATGACCTGTGTGGCGCAGCGCCGCGATGAGATGGTGCGCGCGCGCATGCGGGCGATCCAGCGGTTGCTCACAGAACGGAGCGTGGATCGCCCGTAA
- a CDS encoding porin, producing MTTSIRSIPLSAIRLTALAGLLACSAAHAQSNVTLYGVMETGLRYSTNNDAAGHGKAEEVGGYYSGSRFGIRGSEDLGNGLKAVFHLVSGFAPDTGVGSTNDMGLGGYKPVTPATSRLFGRQAYVGLEGGFGALTFGRQENLVFNTAGQYDALSIGNLGATAWHVTATGVRIDNAVKYVGDFNGLRPGVMVGMGEQAGAFSAGNYSALSLNYASGPVTVGGAWEQQKDLLSVATRTWTTGGSVQVGSAKLMLGYINYRDGTPTKNDLILGGVKYDFSGQYNLVVGGMATRQRNPDGLRYTAYALMNYVVSKRTWLYVGMDYTHQKDAGTVLAAALPKASQTGVMVGMRHGF from the coding sequence ATGACCACTTCGATCCGTTCCATTCCGCTGTCCGCGATCAGACTGACGGCACTGGCGGGCCTGCTTGCCTGCAGCGCCGCGCACGCGCAATCGAATGTCACGCTATACGGCGTGATGGAAACCGGCCTGCGCTACAGCACCAACAACGACGCCGCCGGCCACGGCAAGGCAGAAGAAGTCGGCGGCTACTACAGCGGCAGCCGCTTCGGCATTCGCGGCTCGGAAGACCTGGGCAACGGTCTGAAGGCCGTGTTCCATCTGGTCAGCGGCTTCGCACCGGACACGGGCGTGGGCTCCACCAACGACATGGGCCTGGGCGGCTACAAGCCAGTCACACCGGCCACATCGCGCCTGTTCGGGCGTCAGGCTTATGTTGGCCTGGAAGGCGGCTTCGGCGCGCTCACGTTCGGGCGTCAGGAAAACTTGGTCTTCAACACGGCCGGCCAGTACGACGCGCTCTCCATCGGCAACCTGGGCGCGACCGCGTGGCACGTCACCGCCACCGGCGTACGCATCGACAACGCGGTCAAGTACGTGGGCGATTTCAATGGCCTGCGCCCCGGCGTGATGGTCGGCATGGGCGAACAGGCGGGCGCATTCTCTGCGGGCAACTACAGCGCGCTGTCGCTTAACTACGCCAGCGGCCCGGTCACCGTGGGCGGCGCATGGGAACAGCAAAAGGACCTGCTTTCGGTCGCCACCCGCACGTGGACGACGGGCGGCAGCGTGCAAGTCGGCTCCGCCAAGCTCATGCTCGGCTACATCAACTACCGCGATGGCACGCCCACCAAGAACGACCTGATCCTGGGCGGCGTGAAGTACGACTTCAGCGGCCAATACAACCTGGTGGTGGGCGGCATGGCCACGCGCCAACGCAACCCCGATGGCCTGCGCTACACGGCCTACGCGCTCATGAATTACGTGGTCAGCAAGCGCACGTGGCTGTACGTCGGCATGGACTACACCCACCAGAAAGATGCCGGCACCGTCCTGGCCGCAGCGCTGCCAAAGGCATCGCAAACCGGCGTGATGGTCGGCATGCGCCACGGGTTCTAA
- a CDS encoding mechanosensitive ion channel family protein: MCTQFLLLMRRLPLLGLFLLMLGAAPNVVHAAPVSFSKLTKLSAAESSASAPAATPAQTRESLDAVITLLDNDQQRAALVGELKQLRDGVTAQQKMQAEQAPGLLGAVASLIENGSVEADVEAGAPRYWLRRIEAASGNASLLVAPEKRMHIVTDFVGTVAVWAAIAGGLLGLGWLLRRMFGIQAGLGAHPTTRALFVDALRKIGPWAVSFAVLMRWEHEATPGFVLAVVLAYAIVWGAIITAGVAMLFSLFAGSAHRRVAVEYLLKHGMWPIFLTASLGACGDALLDPRVALMLGGALSLLLSTICNAVSSIMLAVGALWVRRPIGQLITNRPLEQRQGEHAGNELRRLIAALWPVPVVVLAGVTVAATLTMPDNVDAISRRAVMTSLLLVAAFFLTAVVRPRASWRSHLRLTRTSPYVERLKHFFAALVQLGIWIVFVELVLRVWGHTLVEVTHSSVNGRRIADAMAGLISTVFATWLAWILLDTAILRALSPATSRAQPSTRARTILPLLRNGLKVTLIVTAAIGVLANLGVNVTPLVAGAGVIGLAVGFGAQSLAQDLITGIFILMEDTISVGDVVDVGVATGTVISLTIRTVRLRDGTGAIHSIPFSQIKTVRNLSRDYSFADFEVRVAMDADPQKAIDLVRTAADQIAGEPRFAYTLLGGAEVFGLDRFDSSNGGAMIVKGRFKTLPQKQAEVLRAFNVVLKDAFDGAKMPLATPATVLRTSPAFEQWMTQVGGEKVAPASNEPPAGAPA; encoded by the coding sequence ATGTGCACCCAATTCCTGTTGTTGATGCGGCGGCTGCCGCTGCTCGGGCTGTTTCTCCTGATGCTGGGGGCTGCGCCAAATGTGGTGCATGCCGCGCCGGTGTCGTTCTCCAAGCTGACCAAGCTATCCGCTGCTGAGAGCAGCGCCTCCGCGCCGGCGGCCACCCCTGCGCAGACGCGCGAATCGCTCGATGCCGTCATCACGCTGCTCGACAACGATCAGCAGCGCGCTGCGCTCGTGGGTGAACTCAAGCAGTTGCGCGATGGCGTGACCGCGCAGCAGAAGATGCAGGCCGAGCAGGCGCCGGGGCTGCTGGGCGCCGTAGCGTCGCTTATCGAAAACGGCTCGGTTGAGGCCGACGTGGAAGCCGGCGCGCCGCGCTACTGGCTGCGCCGTATCGAGGCCGCCAGCGGCAACGCCAGCCTGCTCGTTGCGCCCGAGAAGCGCATGCACATCGTGACCGACTTTGTGGGGACCGTCGCCGTTTGGGCGGCCATTGCCGGCGGGCTGCTTGGCCTGGGCTGGCTGCTGCGTCGCATGTTCGGCATCCAGGCTGGGCTTGGCGCCCACCCGACCACGCGCGCGTTGTTTGTCGATGCACTCCGCAAGATCGGCCCGTGGGCGGTGTCGTTTGCCGTACTGATGCGATGGGAGCACGAGGCCACGCCGGGCTTTGTGCTGGCGGTGGTGCTGGCGTACGCCATCGTGTGGGGCGCGATCATCACGGCGGGTGTGGCGATGTTGTTCTCGCTGTTTGCCGGCAGTGCGCACCGGCGTGTGGCCGTGGAGTACCTGCTCAAGCACGGCATGTGGCCGATCTTCCTGACGGCCAGCCTGGGCGCCTGCGGTGATGCCCTGCTGGACCCGCGCGTGGCGCTGATGCTGGGCGGTGCGCTCAGCCTGCTGCTGTCGACCATCTGCAATGCGGTGTCGTCGATCATGCTGGCAGTGGGCGCGCTCTGGGTACGGCGCCCGATCGGCCAGTTGATCACCAACCGGCCGCTGGAACAGCGTCAGGGCGAGCACGCCGGCAACGAGCTCCGCCGGTTGATTGCCGCGCTGTGGCCGGTGCCGGTGGTGGTGCTGGCGGGCGTGACGGTGGCGGCCACGCTCACCATGCCCGACAACGTGGATGCCATCTCGCGCCGCGCGGTGATGACCTCGCTGCTGCTGGTGGCAGCGTTCTTCCTGACGGCGGTGGTGCGCCCGCGCGCGAGCTGGCGCTCGCACTTGAGGCTCACGCGCACGTCGCCGTATGTGGAGCGGCTCAAGCATTTCTTTGCGGCGCTGGTGCAGCTCGGCATCTGGATCGTCTTTGTCGAACTGGTGCTGCGTGTGTGGGGCCACACGTTGGTGGAGGTGACGCACAGCTCGGTCAACGGGCGGCGCATTGCTGATGCGATGGCGGGGCTGATCAGCACGGTGTTCGCCACGTGGCTTGCGTGGATCCTGCTCGATACGGCGATCCTGCGAGCGCTGTCGCCGGCCACGTCGCGCGCGCAGCCCAGCACGCGTGCGCGCACCATCCTGCCGCTGCTGCGCAACGGCCTGAAAGTCACGCTGATCGTGACGGCCGCCATTGGCGTGCTGGCCAACCTGGGCGTGAACGTGACGCCACTGGTGGCGGGTGCCGGGGTGATCGGCCTGGCGGTGGGCTTTGGTGCGCAGTCGCTGGCGCAGGACCTGATTACCGGCATCTTCATCCTGATGGAAGACACCATCAGCGTGGGCGATGTGGTGGATGTGGGCGTGGCTACCGGCACCGTCATCAGCCTGACCATCCGCACCGTGCGGCTGCGCGATGGCACGGGGGCGATCCATTCGATTCCGTTCAGCCAGATCAAGACTGTGCGCAACCTCTCGCGTGACTATTCGTTTGCCGATTTTGAGGTGCGCGTGGCGATGGATGCCGACCCGCAGAAGGCCATCGACCTCGTGCGCACGGCGGCCGACCAGATTGCCGGTGAGCCGCGTTTTGCCTACACGCTGCTGGGTGGGGCCGAGGTGTTTGGGCTGGACCGTTTTGATAGCAGCAATGGCGGCGCGATGATCGTCAAGGGGCGCTTCAAGACGCTGCCGCAGAAGCAGGCCGAGGTGCTGCGTGCTTTCAACGTTGTGCTCAAGGATGCGTTTGATGGGGCGAAGATGCCGCTGGCGACGCCGGCTACGGTGTTGCGGACGTCGCCGGCGTTTGAGCAGTGGATGACGCAGGTGGGTGGGGAGAAGGTGGCGCCGGCTTCCAATGAACCCCCTGCGGGTGCGCCGGCCTAA